The Chitinophaga sp. Cy-1792 genome contains the following window.
TGTACCCCGCAAAAAAAACATCAGCTTAGTATCAGGACAATCAAAGAATTGCTGGGACATGTGCCAGAAAAGCTGTACCGCCCTCACCGCGTAAATTTTTACGTAATGCACCTTTATACAAAAGGTAGTGGTACTCACCAGGTAGATTTTAAGAATGTTGAAGTGAAACCCGGACGCATGGTTTTTATTTCAAAAGGACAAGTGCACAGCTTTGATCATCATGCAGATTATGACGGTTATGCGCTTATGTTTACAGAAGATTTTTTTGGACGCACAGACTTTTATCGTCAGTTTCTTGATAAGAGCACATTGTACAATGATCCGTTGGCTCCTTCATATATCGACACCGGAGACCGGTTTAATGAATTATGCTGCCAGTTCGACTATATGATAGCGGAACAAAAAAGACATGAAGGAGAAATACAGGAACTGTTGCTCCATAATTATCTTACCAATGTATTGCTGATTTCGGAAATAAAGCATGGCCGACGTGGCAGTACAATTTTAGCTCCCGGTAATAATGATCTTGTTACCAGGTTCAAAAATCTTGTCAATGAACATTTGCTGGAACAATGGCCAATAAAATATTACGCGCAGGAATTAAATGTTACCCAGCGCACATTGGAAAATGCGTTTGTTAAAGGGGAACATACTACGCCCAAGAAATGGCTGATGGAAAGACTGATACTGGAGATCAAGCGGCGCCTTTGTTATGAAGGAGATATTCCAATTAAAAGTCTGGCAGATCTGCTAGGCTTTAAAGAAGTATCCAACTTTGTTAAGTTCTTTAAAAACGAAACAGGTGTTACTCCTGTTGAATTCAGAAAGCGTTTGAAAATTCCGGAAAAGCATTAAAGCTATACGTTTCGTAATTATACAAGAGTATTTCGTTTTTCCATAACAAAATATGCTGACAACAATGCAACTTTGCATCATTGTAACGCTTTTTTTATCTACATCTTTTAGCTATTGAAAAACAGAGCCCACAGTTTTTTTAGATAGAGTGTAGTATTTGTTTGTTTTCCGCAAGTCAAAAATCGGTTTCCTTAATGGAAACCGATTTTGCATTTAGGCAGTGTCTACTTTTGTGTTTTCAACTCCACACGTTTTTGAAAGGAGTGGGTTATCTTCTCTTTGGTTTTACTAAAAGTGCAATACTCACCAGTGATGCGATGGTGCATAAGATACTGAACCAGTCGCCCCATTTGTTATATAGCGTAGGATGATGTTGTATGTCAATATTTCCAGTAAGTATGGTGGGAGCTCCGTTATCGCAATTGGCTTCCTGTAACACCCTGCCGCAATAATCATTGATTGTCAGCCTGCCAAGCCTTGCATTTCTTATCATACTGAAACCACCTTCCACGCTTCTCATGACTGCCATGCGGCTATGCAGCCATCCATCCCGCACAAAGTCCCAGGCAGGTACGTATATCACATTACAACCTGCTTTACCATACCTGCCGATAAACTGCTGAAAGTCCAGGTCTTTACAAATGGCTACACCTTCCGTTTTGTTATCCCTGATAAAAATCCCTGGTTCTTTTCCTGGTTTTATACTATCCAGTACTTCTCCCGCAAACAGATGTACTTTCTGATAATCTTCCAATAGTGTTCCATCCGGACCTATTACCCAGGCGCGGTTTTCGTAATAATTTCCATTTTGCTGTGCTATGCATGCCACCATGCTGACATGATGAGCAATCGCAGTATCCTTAAACTGTTGAAGAAAATACTGGCGACGGTTATTGTTTACCGTAAACATCTTTTCAGGAAATACTATCATTGCTGCTCCCTGATTTG
Protein-coding sequences here:
- a CDS encoding helix-turn-helix transcriptional regulator → MKSIKIFQHTCTPQKKHQLSIRTIKELLGHVPEKLYRPHRVNFYVMHLYTKGSGTHQVDFKNVEVKPGRMVFISKGQVHSFDHHADYDGYALMFTEDFFGRTDFYRQFLDKSTLYNDPLAPSYIDTGDRFNELCCQFDYMIAEQKRHEGEIQELLLHNYLTNVLLISEIKHGRRGSTILAPGNNDLVTRFKNLVNEHLLEQWPIKYYAQELNVTQRTLENAFVKGEHTTPKKWLMERLILEIKRRLCYEGDIPIKSLADLLGFKEVSNFVKFFKNETGVTPVEFRKRLKIPEKH